A portion of the Lolium rigidum isolate FL_2022 chromosome 1, APGP_CSIRO_Lrig_0.1, whole genome shotgun sequence genome contains these proteins:
- the LOC124653509 gene encoding LOW QUALITY PROTEIN: uncharacterized protein LOC124653509 (The sequence of the model RefSeq protein was modified relative to this genomic sequence to represent the inferred CDS: deleted 3 bases in 2 codons; substituted 1 base at 1 genomic stop codon) translates to MEPNEPINAKFYQPGNGGSLIFEHDLNTVSDFLGRPHPEFHGIQVDDQDLDNARAYANHTHLALATHADAIKMLAQDSKKGLILISQRISNSCVYSRTLRERKALFSLSNPPDQKLNSALLLSRRTYPPRDSWNFRFXIRPFFAGTKSPLTTNQQTSSSGWVLPGRSKQELTPRRRRPSWAAVSRSRGRSAPCPRRWVICSHTMLLQLFFEGLAGERSQSAAENKTASERTFVRFFSTKHRSLRRTVGRWLPKETPIRSAPRLGGIYLIPITRRGSP, encoded by the exons atggagccgaatgaacccatcaacgccaAGTTTTACCAGCCTGGGAACGGCGGGAGTCTGATCTTTGAGCACGACCTCAACACCGTCTcggactttcttggacgcccacaccccgagttccacgggatcCAGGTGGACGACCAG gatctggacaacgcccGTGCTTACGCCAACCATACTCACCTTGCATTGGCAACTCATGCcgatgccatcaagatgcttgccCAGGACAGCAAGAAG GGTCTCATCCTGATCTCGCAAAGGATCAGCAATAGCTGTGTGTACTCGAGGACTCTTAGggaaagaaaagcacttttctctCTCAGCA ATCCACCGGACCAGAAACTCAATTCCGCACTGCTGCTGAGTCGTCGGACTTATCCACCT AGGGATTCGTGGAATTTCCGTTTTTGAATT CGCCCTTTTTTTGCGGGTACTAAGAGTCCTCTCACTACCAACCAGCAGACATCATCATCTGGCTGGGTCTTGCCG GGGAGATCAAAACAAGAACTCACGCCTAGACGACGACGCCCGTCCTGGGCTGCAGTAAGTAGATCGAGAGGTCGTTCCGCCCCTTGTCCCCGAAGATGGGTAATATGTTCTCATACAATGTTGCTCCAACTTTTTTTC GAGGGCCTAGCTGGCGAGCGATCCCAGTCCGCGGCAGAGAACAAGACAGCAAGCGAGCGTACCTTTGTTCGCTTCTTTTCCACCAAGCACAGAAGTTTAAGGAGAACTGTAGGTCGGTGGCTACCTAAGGAAACTCCGATTCGATCCGCCCCCCGGCTTGGAGGCATCTACCTCATCCCGATCACAAGGAGAGGTTCACCATGA
- the LOC124682768 gene encoding NADH-ubiquinone oxidoreductase chain 1, with amino-acid sequence MAFVQRRKGPDVVGSFGLLQPLADGLKLIIKEPISPSSANFSLFRMAPVATFMLSLVAWAVVPFDYGMVLSDPNIGLLYLFAISSLGVYGIIIAGWSSKTGGGRSVAYDIRTNWSKMGLCRRC; translated from the coding sequence ATGGCTTTTGTGCAACGTCGAAAGGGTCCCGATGTAGTGGGATCGTTCGGATTGTTACAACCTCTAGCAGATGGTTTGAAATTGATTATAAAAGAACCTATTTCACCAAGTAGTGCTAATTTCTCCCTTTTTAGAATGGCTCCAGTGGCTACATTTATGTTAAGTCTGGTCGCTTGGGCCGTTGTACCTTTTGATTATGGTATGGTATTGTCAGATCCGAACATAGGGCTACTTTATTTGTTTGCCATATCTTCGCTAGGTGTTTATGGAATAATTATAGCAGGTTGGTCTAGTAAGACGGGGGGCGGCCGTTCGGTCGCCTATGATATACGGACCAATTGGTCAAAAATGGGTTTGTGCCGCAGGTGTTGA